From the Natrarchaeobaculum aegyptiacum genome, one window contains:
- a CDS encoding Cdc6/Cdc18 family protein, translating to MSANDDRDPLFRYDDPVFADERLLEITHLPGPDRIVGRDDQMQRVADALNPAIFGSEPNHLFIFGKTGTGKSLISRSVTKRVISEAGRDGVTVKYAFIDCGEQNTEASIIKTIAQIVNEPSASGISIPDRGLGTGDYYKRLWQAVDRCTDVTIVILDEIDMLEDDEVLRKLSRAGENRRISTSSIGIIGISNKIDFPDHLSERVKSSLSRDELVFSPYDANQLVEILEKRRDAFHDGVLADDVIPLTAALAAQEHGDARKAIDILRNAGRIAKKQNASRVVADHVRDAKEKTEADRFNELIEGSPQQAKAILYALTLLTENSTQKEFPTKIIYNQYKEIAGQLEFDVLSERRVQEILQEQNFLNVIQSEREGRGRGRGAHAKHRLLENPSIVKKVLLRDSRLAVLDEATRSS from the coding sequence ATGTCCGCGAACGACGATCGTGATCCACTCTTTCGGTACGACGATCCGGTCTTTGCCGACGAGCGGTTGCTCGAGATCACGCACCTGCCCGGTCCGGACCGAATCGTCGGACGCGACGACCAGATGCAGCGGGTTGCGGACGCCCTGAACCCTGCGATTTTCGGGAGCGAACCCAATCACCTGTTCATCTTCGGAAAGACGGGAACCGGCAAATCACTCATTTCGCGGTCGGTCACGAAGCGCGTGATCTCCGAGGCCGGACGCGACGGCGTCACGGTGAAGTACGCCTTCATCGACTGCGGTGAGCAGAACACCGAGGCCTCGATCATCAAGACGATCGCTCAGATCGTCAACGAACCGTCAGCCAGCGGCATCTCGATTCCGGACCGCGGGCTGGGAACCGGCGACTACTACAAGCGTCTCTGGCAGGCTGTCGACCGCTGTACCGACGTGACCATCGTCATCCTGGACGAGATCGATATGCTCGAGGACGACGAGGTGCTCAGAAAACTCTCGCGTGCGGGCGAGAACCGCCGTATTTCGACCTCGAGCATCGGCATCATCGGCATCTCGAACAAGATCGACTTCCCCGATCACCTCTCCGAGCGCGTCAAGTCAAGTCTCTCGCGGGACGAACTCGTCTTCTCGCCGTACGACGCGAATCAGCTGGTCGAAATCCTCGAGAAGCGGCGCGACGCGTTCCACGACGGTGTCCTCGCCGACGACGTGATTCCGCTCACCGCGGCCCTCGCAGCACAGGAACACGGTGACGCACGCAAGGCGATCGACATCCTCCGGAACGCCGGCCGAATCGCCAAGAAGCAGAACGCGAGCCGGGTCGTGGCCGACCACGTCCGCGACGCAAAGGAGAAGACCGAAGCCGACCGGTTCAACGAACTGATCGAGGGCTCCCCACAGCAGGCGAAGGCGATTCTCTACGCGCTGACGCTGCTCACCGAGAACAGCACCCAGAAGGAGTTCCCGACGAAGATCATCTACAACCAGTACAAGGAGATTGCGGGACAACTCGAGTTCGACGTCCTCTCGGAACGACGCGTCCAGGAGATTCTGCAGGAGCAGAACTTCCTGAACGTGATCCAGTCCGAGCGCGAAGGACGCGGGCGCGGCCGTGGTGCCCACGCGAAACATCGCCTGCTCGAGAATCCGTCGATCGTCAAGAAAGTGCTCCTGCGCGATTCGCGGCTCGCGGTGCTCGACGAGGCGACGCGGTCGTCTTGA
- a CDS encoding 6-hydroxymethylpterin diphosphokinase MptE-like protein, giving the protein MEYEEWEPVYEAIRRDFGYPRAGDERARDRLAELTGPFDLARLDGVRDATVVIAGAGPSLEDDDALERAAGADQVIAASTAVDRLEDAGVDVDCMVTDLDKNPETVVRLTVRGTPVAVHAHGDNLQAVESVVPQCDDAFVLPTTQVEPVGPVRNVGGFTDGDRAAFLADHLGAARLQFAGWDFDDSTVSAPKGRKLEWAERLLFWLERRRGERFDVLDGRRDGIDASALPLE; this is encoded by the coding sequence ATGGAGTACGAGGAGTGGGAACCGGTCTACGAGGCGATCCGACGCGACTTCGGCTACCCCCGGGCGGGCGACGAACGGGCTCGAGACCGACTGGCCGAACTGACCGGGCCGTTCGATCTGGCACGACTCGACGGCGTCCGGGACGCGACAGTCGTGATCGCCGGCGCTGGCCCGTCGCTCGAGGACGACGACGCACTCGAGCGTGCGGCCGGGGCCGACCAGGTGATCGCTGCCTCGACGGCCGTCGACCGGCTCGAGGACGCAGGCGTCGACGTCGATTGCATGGTAACCGACCTCGACAAGAACCCGGAGACAGTCGTCAGGCTCACCGTGCGGGGGACGCCGGTCGCCGTCCACGCTCATGGCGATAACCTGCAGGCGGTGGAGTCGGTGGTTCCCCAGTGTGACGACGCGTTCGTCCTGCCGACCACGCAGGTCGAACCCGTCGGTCCGGTCCGGAACGTCGGCGGGTTCACCGACGGTGACCGGGCGGCGTTTCTCGCCGACCACCTCGGTGCGGCCCGCCTGCAGTTCGCCGGCTGGGATTTCGACGACTCGACCGTCTCCGCGCCGAAAGGGCGCAAACTCGAGTGGGCCGAACGGTTGCTCTTCTGGCTCGAGCGTCGACGCGGTGAGCGGTTCGACGTCCTCGATGGGAGACGCGACGGCATCGACGCGAGTGCGCTCCCGCTCGAGTAA
- a CDS encoding AMP-binding protein, translated as MVNIVTKLQDTVMANQSATAIGGDEPVDFGTLWSQTDRFAGGLQDRGIVAGDAIALHLEDARAFLVAVFGALRTGCVPVAIPPGTDPNGVADVVDAVEARALVTDADRIMAVLNRAESVRVAVVVGREARMGVDLSTFLENDGMNSAGSRTGIDVVKQSDDDLALIAFVDRAHRIPSIDRPRVPSERLEGLCFDHEALAGAADVGRSIGSVESHLGLRPITCPLEFGVGALATILAGGRYEPIGPWDLERVRARCVTGDAARTILTREQADALDTLEDLPIACLVLESLSSVPAGRLVTEGARGESGVALDTDGVRRLYGDPATGIVHASGSVLEGEPADDGTVRPLPEVDVRSIDTDRGTEIAVATPAGATKCVRRDDGSEPRTEDDGSEPRTEDDGSELRTEDDGSELRTDADGTQIDTDGTRIDALDGRQWVRPGILGVSLEGAATEYSNDCNDSHTDRRFVWRSGVH; from the coding sequence ATGGTGAACATCGTCACGAAATTACAGGATACGGTGATGGCCAACCAGTCGGCAACGGCCATCGGGGGAGACGAGCCGGTGGATTTCGGAACGCTCTGGTCGCAGACCGATCGGTTCGCCGGCGGGTTGCAGGATCGTGGAATTGTCGCCGGCGACGCGATCGCACTCCACCTCGAAGACGCTCGAGCGTTTCTCGTGGCCGTTTTCGGTGCGCTGCGCACCGGCTGCGTCCCGGTTGCGATACCGCCCGGAACCGATCCGAATGGGGTCGCCGACGTGGTCGACGCGGTCGAGGCACGCGCCCTCGTGACCGACGCCGATCGGATCATGGCCGTCCTCAACCGGGCCGAATCCGTTCGCGTCGCGGTCGTCGTCGGGCGGGAGGCGCGGATGGGCGTCGACCTGTCGACGTTTCTCGAGAACGACGGGATGAACAGTGCAGGCTCACGGACGGGGATCGACGTGGTCAAACAGTCCGACGACGACCTCGCGCTGATCGCCTTCGTCGACCGAGCGCACCGGATCCCGTCGATCGATCGCCCTCGGGTTCCGTCGGAGCGACTCGAGGGACTCTGCTTCGATCACGAGGCATTGGCTGGCGCTGCAGACGTGGGGCGGTCGATCGGGTCGGTAGAGTCGCACCTTGGACTTCGCCCGATCACGTGCCCGCTCGAGTTCGGGGTCGGCGCGCTGGCCACGATCCTCGCGGGCGGTCGGTACGAACCCATCGGTCCGTGGGATCTCGAACGGGTCAGGGCACGCTGCGTGACGGGCGACGCCGCTCGAACGATCCTCACGCGGGAACAGGCCGACGCGCTCGACACGCTCGAGGACTTACCGATAGCCTGTCTCGTCCTCGAGTCGCTGTCGAGTGTCCCTGCCGGCCGACTCGTGACGGAGGGGGCTCGAGGCGAGTCCGGAGTGGCACTGGACACGGATGGCGTCCGTCGGCTGTACGGCGATCCGGCGACCGGGATCGTTCACGCGAGTGGGTCCGTTCTCGAGGGGGAGCCGGCCGACGACGGGACCGTTCGGCCGCTTCCGGAGGTCGACGTCCGGTCGATCGACACCGACAGAGGGACAGAAATCGCCGTTGCAACCCCCGCGGGAGCAACGAAATGCGTGCGCCGAGACGATGGGAGTGAACCGCGAACCGAGGACGATGGGAGTGAACCGCGAACCGAGGACGATGGGAGTGAACTGCGAACCGAGGACGATGGGAGTGAACTGCGAACCGACGCGGACGGGACACAAATTGACACGGACGGGACGCGAATCGACGCCCTCGACGGGCGGCAGTGGGTCAGGCCGGGGATACTCGGTGTCTCGCTCGAGGGAGCGGCCACCGAGTATAGTAACGACTGCAACGATTCACACACTGATCGCCGATTCGTCTGGCGATCAGGTGTGCACTGA
- a CDS encoding tubulin/FtsZ family protein produces the protein MKLALIGFGQAGGKVVDSFIEFDERIGGGFVESAIAVNSATTDLHGLENVPRANRVLVGQARVKGHGVGADNELGAQVTEQDVDEIQEAIDRIAAYEVDAFLIVAGMGGGTGSGGAPVLAEHLQRIYNQPVYGLGILPATDEGGIYTLNAARSFQTFVREVDSLLVFDNDVWRSAGESVADGYGRINREIAERFGLLFAAGEVGHDDHVAESVVDSSEIINTLNDGGVATVGYARETVEDTQGGLLSSLRSGDEEGFDEGQSTTRLTSLVRKATLGRLTLPCDVGSAERGLVVATGPPEELNRKGIERGRQWLEGETGSMEIRGGDFPLPHRDEVGSIVLLSGVTDVPRIEKLQQVAIDAKHRTDELQASADEEFASLVDTGGELDALF, from the coding sequence ATGAAACTCGCACTCATCGGTTTTGGTCAGGCAGGCGGGAAAGTCGTCGACTCGTTCATCGAGTTCGACGAACGAATCGGTGGCGGCTTCGTCGAATCGGCGATCGCCGTCAACTCAGCGACGACGGACCTGCACGGACTCGAGAACGTTCCGCGAGCGAACCGCGTCCTGGTCGGACAGGCACGTGTGAAAGGCCACGGCGTCGGCGCGGACAACGAACTCGGCGCCCAGGTGACCGAACAGGACGTCGACGAGATCCAGGAGGCGATCGACAGGATCGCCGCCTACGAAGTCGACGCCTTCCTCATCGTCGCCGGTATGGGCGGCGGAACGGGCTCGGGCGGCGCTCCAGTCCTCGCCGAACACTTACAGCGGATCTACAACCAGCCGGTCTACGGCCTCGGTATCCTCCCGGCGACCGACGAGGGTGGAATCTACACCCTGAACGCCGCCCGCTCGTTCCAGACGTTCGTCCGTGAGGTCGACAGTTTGCTCGTCTTCGACAACGACGTCTGGCGCAGCGCTGGCGAGTCCGTCGCCGACGGCTACGGTCGCATCAACCGCGAGATCGCCGAGCGATTCGGCCTTCTCTTTGCGGCCGGCGAAGTCGGTCACGACGATCACGTCGCCGAGAGCGTCGTCGACTCCTCGGAGATCATCAACACACTGAACGACGGCGGCGTCGCAACCGTGGGCTACGCTCGCGAGACGGTCGAAGACACACAGGGCGGCCTGCTCTCTTCGCTCCGGTCGGGCGACGAGGAGGGCTTCGACGAGGGACAGTCGACGACCCGCCTGACGAGCCTCGTCCGGAAGGCAACCCTCGGTCGGCTGACCCTGCCCTGTGACGTCGGCAGCGCCGAACGCGGCCTCGTGGTCGCTACCGGCCCGCCGGAGGAACTCAACCGCAAGGGAATCGAACGCGGCCGCCAGTGGCTCGAGGGCGAGACCGGGAGTATGGAGATCCGCGGTGGTGACTTCCCACTTCCCCATCGCGACGAGGTCGGCTCGATCGTCCTCCTCTCCGGGGTGACCGACGTCCCTCGCATCGAAAAACTCCAGCAGGTCGCGATCGATGCCAAACACCGCACCGACGAACTCCAGGCGTCGGCCGACGAGGAGTTCGCCTCCCTCGTCGACACCGGCGGCGAACTCGACGCCCTCTTCTGA
- the folP gene encoding dihydropteroate synthase: MHSVDAAGLGIGDEYPPRIMGVLNVSEESPYDPSVYDDPGDAARYVDEELIDEGADIVDIGLESANKRFEVLSAAEELERLHVAVDTIESVSGDAVFSIETRYAEVAEAALDQGFDMVNDICGFADPEMPVVCEEYDVAVAKMASPPDLERPGAVEETDWAARKSPEWAERADYVDQVYEALTQNGLTDKTIVDPAFGGWSEAQTLADDRETFRRLREFRALGRPMLVSINRKNFLGDVAGRETDERLPVSLAATSMAVERGAHVIRTHDVAETRDAALIGDAFTERSRASVEGVSATRLDVHSTRDLRKHLEQRGVDPDLATTTHQVTVELEGLSAAEWAGLESVVGDPAGDGQSPVFVTHVSGDRGLVSGPVDSLETVARRLEDGPETTTKADENDSKGLPAVGSVLASLLQ, encoded by the coding sequence ATGCACAGCGTCGACGCGGCGGGGCTCGGAATCGGCGACGAGTACCCGCCCCGGATCATGGGCGTGTTGAACGTCAGTGAGGAGTCACCGTACGATCCGAGCGTCTACGACGACCCCGGCGACGCCGCCCGGTACGTCGACGAGGAACTGATCGACGAGGGGGCAGACATCGTCGACATCGGTCTCGAGTCGGCGAACAAGCGCTTCGAGGTGCTCTCTGCAGCGGAGGAACTCGAGCGGTTGCACGTCGCCGTCGACACCATCGAGAGCGTCTCCGGCGACGCGGTCTTCTCGATCGAAACCCGCTACGCCGAGGTCGCCGAGGCGGCCCTCGACCAGGGGTTCGACATGGTCAACGACATCTGCGGGTTCGCCGATCCCGAGATGCCCGTCGTCTGTGAGGAGTACGACGTCGCGGTGGCGAAGATGGCGAGTCCACCGGATCTCGAGCGGCCGGGTGCCGTCGAGGAGACCGACTGGGCCGCCCGGAAGTCTCCCGAGTGGGCCGAACGGGCGGACTACGTCGATCAGGTGTACGAGGCGCTCACACAGAACGGCCTGACGGACAAGACGATCGTCGATCCGGCATTCGGTGGCTGGAGTGAGGCCCAGACGCTCGCAGACGACCGGGAGACGTTCCGACGGCTCCGGGAGTTCCGCGCGCTCGGGCGGCCGATGCTCGTCTCGATCAACCGCAAGAACTTCCTCGGTGACGTGGCAGGCCGCGAGACCGACGAGCGGCTCCCGGTCAGCCTCGCTGCGACCTCGATGGCCGTCGAACGCGGCGCACACGTGATCCGGACCCACGACGTCGCCGAAACGCGCGACGCGGCGCTGATCGGCGACGCATTCACCGAACGATCGCGGGCGAGTGTCGAGGGCGTTTCAGCCACACGGCTGGACGTCCACTCGACGCGGGACCTCAGGAAGCACCTCGAGCAACGGGGCGTCGACCCGGACCTGGCAACCACTACCCACCAGGTGACCGTCGAACTCGAGGGCCTTTCTGCCGCGGAGTGGGCGGGACTCGAGTCGGTCGTCGGCGACCCCGCTGGCGACGGTCAGTCCCCGGTGTTCGTCACCCACGTCTCGGGAGACAGGGGGCTCGTGAGTGGCCCCGTCGACTCCCTCGAGACGGTCGCACGGCGACTCGAGGACGGTCCCGAAACCACCACGAAAGCCGACGAGAACGATTCGAAAGGCCTGCCGGCGGTGGGTTCGGTACTTGCAAGCCTGCTACAGTAA